A stretch of the Papaver somniferum cultivar HN1 chromosome 6, ASM357369v1, whole genome shotgun sequence genome encodes the following:
- the LOC113288341 gene encoding ribosome biogenesis protein BMS1 homolog — MSIASTSTTSSSLADPAFKIYRRYKYKCEGDCDWGDEEDIFRNKIMYLGNVDESSPPPPPFVVLVQGPPNVGKSLLIKSLVKYFDPMKDITNGPNIIITADKKRRLQLVECLDDIDAMIDAAKYADLVLLLVDANYGFEAETFEFLNLLQAHGLPKVMGVLTHLDQLKDYTKLNETEERLQDLFRTEIYQGAITYNISGLQDDLYNMQDVQVLAEQILTLQLHLSSRRAAHPFVLVDCFEDVTPPEKVLREANCGRNISLYGYLRGCDIKSGAKVHIAGLDDFHLAGVRSTIDPFPLSEENNFVMLTPMENETFRTGTYLRLEVHDVPFRMVANFYSCHPILVGGISPEDKDVGYMQAMLKRHNWHMKLLMSAEPVTMSAGWRRYGTKPIYARQIDNARHQIHDFIPEREHCLAMFWGPLAPAHTRITVVHKTKEVFRIAAKAVVLDPKHHFKIMKDSKREGKPEKILNDRRTALIKFEREDIEDVAAFKGASIRTDSGIWGKVIKAKKRKGVAKCEFEKTIRESDIFIMPVLCEAVAPRLFNRIVPANKGSLKKKDPAQRRLELEQRRRVEITDDEPYSYPFSTTFTLTLNIEYLCNKGKKTVVVMSEEKRKELVKKQQDEEESKKLSLFLAEDDMWDYS, encoded by the exons ATGTCAATTGCATCCACGTCTACtacttcttcttctctggctgaTCCAGCTTTCAAAATATATAGACGCTACAAATACAAGTGTGAAGGCGATTGCGATTGGGGTGATGAGGAAGACATATTTCGAAACAAAATTATGTATTTGGGGAATGTTGATGAAtcatcaccgccaccaccacctttCGTGGTTCTCGTTCAAGGACCTCCCAAT GTTGGGAAGTCCCTGCTGATTAAATCTCTAGTCAAATATTTTGATCCCATGAAAGATATCACCAATGGCCCCAACATCATCATAACAG cTGACAAAAAAAGAAGGCTACAGTTAGTGGAATGCCTGGATGATATTGATGCTATGATCGATGCTGCAAAGTATGCTGATCTGGTACTGTTACTGGTGGATGCAAATTATGGGTTTGAAGCG GAAACATTCGAGTTTCTTAACCTTTTACAAGCCCACGGCCTTCCAAAGGTTATGGGTGTTCTTACACATCTCGACCAGTTGAAAGATTATACGAAACTCAATGAAACCGAAGAGCGTCTGCAGGATCTTTTCCGGACTGAAATATATCAAGGAGCAATAACATACAATATATCTGGTCTTCAGGATGACTT GTACAATATGCAGGATGTACAGGTACTGGCAGAACAGATATTGACGCTCCAACTCCATCTCTCATCACGGCGAGCTGCACATCCTTTTGTGCTGGTAGACTGTTTTGAAGATGTTACACCTCCAGAAAAAGTGCTCAGGGAGGCAAATTGCGGTAGAAACATAAGCCTGTATGGTTACCTCCGAGGTTGTGATATCAAGAGCGGCGCTAAG GTGCATATTGCTGGTCTTGATGATTTTCATTTGGCTGGTGTTAGAAGCACAATTGATCCTTTTCCTTTATCAGAGGAAAATAATTTTGTTATGCTAACCCCCATGGAGAATGAGACTTTCAGAACAGGGACCTATCTAAGGTTGGAGGTTCATGACGTTCCCTTCAGGATGGTTGCAAATTTTTATTCTTGTCATCCAATTCTTGTTGGAGGTATCAGTCCTGAGGACAAAGATGTTGGTTATATGCAG GCGATGCTTAAGCGGCATAACTGGCATATGAAACTGTTGATGTCAGCAGAGCCAGTCACCATGTCAGCTGGTTGGAGACGTTACGGGACAAAACCTATTTATGCCAGGCAAATCGACAATGCACGGCATCAGATTCACGACTTCATTCCCGAACGTGAGCACTGTCTTGCGATGTTTTGGGGCCCTCTTGCACCTGCCCATACTAGAATTACTGTTGTGCATAAAACTAAG GAAGTGTTTCGGATAGCAGCAAAGGCAGTCGTTCTTGACCCTAAGCATCACTTTAAGATTATGAAGGACAGCAAGCGGGAAGGAAAACCTGAAAAAATCCTTAACGACAGGAGGACTGCTCTTATCAAGTTTGAacgagaagatattgaagatgttGCTGCATTTAAAGGTGCATCTATTCGGACTGACAGTGGAATTTGGGGGAAGGTCATTAAG GCGAAAAAAAGAAAGGGGGTTGCTAAATGCGAATTTGAGAAGACTATTCGTGAGAGTGATATTTTTATCATGCCTGTGTTGTGCGAAGCTGTGGCTCCTCGCTTGTTCAACAGGATTGTTCCTGCTAACAAGGGTTCACTCAAAAAA AAAGACCCTGCTCAAAGGCGGCTTGAACTTGAACAACGACGTCGTGTGGAGATCACTGATGATGAGCCTTACTCCTATCCATTTTCAACTACTTTTACGTTGACTCTTAACATTGAGTATTTG TGTAACAAAGGAAAGAAAACTGTGGTGGTCATGTCGGAGGAAAAGCGAAAAGAATTGGTCAAAAAGCAACAGGATGAGGAGGAGTCCAAGAAACTAAGTCTGTTTCTTGCTGAAGATGATATGTGGGATTACAGTTAA